The genomic DNA TATATAGGAGATGTTCAAACAGGAAAGTTTGCTGCATACATGGATGTTGAACTTGTAAACGATGGACCTGTTACACTTCTTATAGACAGCAAAAAGAATTTTTAGTAGGTGATTTGATGCTTGTTGAAGTATTTGTGTTAGGATATTTTCATGCTAACTGCTATTTGATTGCTGATGAAGATAAAAAGGAATGTGCGATAATTGACCCAGGTGGAACCCCTGATAAGGTGATCAATAGGTGCAGGGAACTTGGGTTGGATATTAAATATATATTATTGACACACGGACATGGGGACCATATAGCTGGCGTTTCAAAGATAAAATCAGAAACGGGAGCTAAAGTTTTTATGAGCAGTAAGGATGAATATTTAGTCCATGGTGGTAATGCTGAGATCGTTCCTATATTTAGGAACATAAAACCCTTTGAAGTAGATGCTTTTGTAGAAGACAAAGATACGATAAACATTGGGAATATCACAATTGAAGTAATTGAAACTCCAGGACATACTCCAGGAGGACTAACATTTAAAATAAACAATATGCTATTTACGGGGGATACACTATTTAGCGGCTCTATAGGAAGAACAGATTTTCCAAAGGGTTCATTTGAGGAGTTGATTAATTCCATTAAGAATAAAATACTAATTTTAAATGATGATGTAAAGGTATTCCCAGGGCATGGTGAAGCTACAACTGTTGGAAATGAAAGAAAATATAATCCCTTTTTGAATTAATATTATTTTATTGGGAATAATATGTGTAAAATCAAAAGGGGGAATTGTTATGAAACCTAAAAAAAATTATGCAAGAAGGTCATTTGATTATGAACACCCTCTTAGAGACATTGATTACGACACATATTTGGACCTATTAAACAGTGGACTCAGGGATAGCGAAATAGCAAGGGAATTAAATATAAGCGAAAAGGAATTGAAGATTATAAGGGACAGAGAAAGGCAA from Caloramator mitchellensis includes the following:
- a CDS encoding MBL fold metallo-hydrolase, producing the protein MLVEVFVLGYFHANCYLIADEDKKECAIIDPGGTPDKVINRCRELGLDIKYILLTHGHGDHIAGVSKIKSETGAKVFMSSKDEYLVHGGNAEIVPIFRNIKPFEVDAFVEDKDTINIGNITIEVIETPGHTPGGLTFKINNMLFTGDTLFSGSIGRTDFPKGSFEELINSIKNKILILNDDVKVFPGHGEATTVGNERKYNPFLN